One genomic window of Gallaecimonas sp. GXIMD4217 includes the following:
- a CDS encoding cytochrome c peroxidase, which translates to MKGLVLALAMVASGTALAGELQQQARALFGAAPQQQPEPAQVALGRTLFFESRIGQDGKTSCGSCHNAANGGADGRKLALGAFGRQAPRNTPTIVDVTGQVAYHWTGNRSSLADQAKKALTAPPAYAHPDLASAEARLRSLTDLAPAFARAFPGEPMGADTFARAIEAYQQSLVTRSRFDDFLAGDEGALDEQERRGLATFISVGCVSCHNGRNLGGGSFQKFGVFADYWTLTGSQQVDEGRARDSGQEADRQVFKVPPLRHVAKTAPYFHDGSVAKLDEAVAIMARLQLNRSLSERQVADIVAFLGAVTAPMPAALSPPQ; encoded by the coding sequence ATGAAAGGACTGGTATTGGCGCTGGCCATGGTGGCAAGCGGCACGGCCCTGGCCGGCGAGCTGCAGCAGCAGGCCAGGGCGTTGTTTGGCGCCGCACCGCAACAACAACCGGAGCCGGCCCAGGTGGCACTGGGACGGACGCTCTTTTTCGAAAGCCGCATCGGCCAGGACGGCAAGACCAGCTGCGGCAGCTGCCACAATGCCGCCAACGGCGGCGCCGACGGTCGAAAGCTGGCCCTGGGCGCCTTCGGCCGCCAGGCCCCCCGCAACACCCCCACCATAGTGGACGTGACCGGGCAGGTCGCCTACCACTGGACCGGCAACCGCAGCAGCCTGGCCGATCAGGCCAAAAAGGCCCTGACCGCGCCGCCGGCCTATGCCCACCCGGATCTGGCCAGCGCCGAGGCCCGCTTACGCAGCCTGACCGATCTGGCCCCGGCCTTTGCCAGGGCCTTCCCCGGCGAGCCCATGGGCGCCGACACCTTCGCCCGCGCCATCGAGGCCTACCAGCAGAGCCTGGTCACCCGCTCCCGCTTCGACGACTTCCTGGCCGGTGACGAGGGCGCCCTGGACGAGCAGGAAAGGCGCGGCCTGGCCACCTTCATCAGCGTCGGCTGCGTGAGCTGCCACAACGGCCGCAACCTGGGCGGCGGCAGCTTCCAGAAGTTCGGTGTCTTTGCCGATTACTGGACCCTGACCGGCTCTCAGCAGGTGGACGAGGGGCGTGCCAGGGACAGCGGCCAGGAGGCCGACCGCCAGGTGTTCAAGGTGCCGCCGCTGCGCCATGTGGCGAAGACGGCGCCCTACTTCCATGACGGCAGCGTGGCGAAGCTGGATGAGGCGGTGGCCATCATGGCCAGGCTGCAGCTGAACCGCAGCCTCAGCGAGCGGCAGGTGGCGGATATCGTTGCCTTCCTGGGGGCGGTGACGGCGCCCATGCCGGCGGCGCTGTCGCCGCCGCAATAG
- the rarD gene encoding EamA family transporter RarD: MVSEQSRGTLYAVAAYFLWGIAPMYFKLLKDIAAPELLTHRVIWSCVLLLGLLLVMKRLNRVRAVFRQARQWQTLLLTACLIATNWGLFIWAINSDHMLDASLGYYINPLINVALGLLFLGERLRKLQWLALALAFGGVLVQLITFGSLPWIALVLAFSFGFYGLLRKKVPVDPLAGLFLETLLLLPAALAYLWLLDSPSSDLLANTWQLNGLLVLAGVVTTVPLLCFIAAAQHLPLSVLGFFQYIGPSITFALAVLLYGEAFSADKVVTFGFIWAALVVFSLDAWRGQQKKRRQLKAGAG; this comes from the coding sequence ATGGTCAGCGAGCAGTCCCGCGGCACCCTCTATGCCGTTGCGGCCTATTTCCTGTGGGGCATAGCCCCCATGTACTTCAAGTTGCTAAAGGACATCGCCGCCCCGGAGCTGCTGACCCACAGAGTGATCTGGTCCTGCGTGCTGCTGCTGGGGTTGCTGCTGGTGATGAAGCGCCTGAACCGGGTGCGGGCGGTGTTCCGCCAGGCCCGCCAGTGGCAGACGTTGCTGCTCACCGCCTGCCTGATCGCCACCAACTGGGGCCTGTTCATCTGGGCCATCAATTCCGATCACATGCTGGACGCCAGCCTGGGCTACTACATCAACCCGCTGATCAACGTGGCCCTGGGGCTGCTGTTCCTGGGCGAGCGGCTCAGGAAGCTGCAGTGGCTGGCCCTGGCCCTGGCCTTCGGCGGGGTGCTGGTGCAGCTGATCACCTTCGGCAGCCTGCCCTGGATAGCCCTGGTGCTGGCCTTCTCCTTCGGTTTCTATGGCCTGCTGCGCAAGAAAGTGCCGGTGGATCCCCTGGCCGGCCTGTTCCTGGAGACCCTGCTGCTGCTGCCGGCGGCCCTGGCCTATCTGTGGCTGCTGGACAGCCCCAGCAGCGATCTGCTGGCCAACACCTGGCAGCTGAACGGCCTGCTGGTGCTGGCCGGGGTGGTCACCACTGTGCCGCTGCTGTGCTTCATCGCCGCCGCCCAGCACCTGCCGCTGTCGGTGCTGGGCTTCTTCCAGTACATAGGCCCCAGCATTACCTTCGCCCTGGCGGTGCTGCTCTACGGCGAGGCCTTCAGCGCCGACAAGGTGGTCACCTTCGGCTTCATCTGGGCGGCGCTGGTGGTGTTCAGCCTGGACGCCTGGCGCGGCCAGCAGAAAAAAAGGCGGCAGCTGAAAGCCGGTGCCGGCTGA
- a CDS encoding MBL fold metallo-hydrolase, giving the protein MARLLAPLLATLALAAHAAPLKMENVTGPLHVIYGQGGNIGVLQSDRGFLLIDDQYAPATEAIRAQVASLGKESIRFVLNTHWHQDHTGGNEHMGQAGAVIIAHDKVRQRLSADQFLSFFNKTITASPDIALPVVTFSRDIRLHLGTTVEVLHVAHAHTDGDAMVFFPDLNAVHMGDTYFAGMFPFIDLDHGGHIDGMIAAAEQVLARADEQTRIIPGHGPVSDKKALADYLYMLKRARERIQVLMAQGKSLEEIIKAKPLKDFGRFGGGFVSMEQMTTFVHQSLQTTQ; this is encoded by the coding sequence ATGGCTCGACTGCTTGCGCCGCTGCTCGCCACCCTCGCCCTTGCCGCCCATGCCGCCCCGCTCAAGATGGAAAACGTTACCGGCCCCCTGCACGTGATCTATGGCCAGGGCGGCAACATAGGCGTGTTGCAGAGCGACAGGGGTTTCCTGCTCATCGACGACCAGTACGCCCCGGCCACCGAGGCCATCCGCGCCCAGGTCGCCAGCCTCGGCAAGGAGTCCATCCGTTTCGTGCTCAACACCCACTGGCACCAGGACCATACCGGCGGCAACGAGCACATGGGCCAGGCCGGTGCGGTGATCATCGCCCATGACAAGGTGCGCCAGCGCCTCAGTGCCGACCAGTTCCTGAGCTTCTTCAACAAGACCATCACGGCCAGCCCGGACATCGCCCTGCCGGTGGTCACCTTCAGCCGCGACATCCGCCTGCACCTGGGCACCACCGTCGAGGTACTGCACGTGGCCCATGCCCACACCGACGGCGATGCCATGGTGTTCTTCCCCGATCTCAACGCCGTGCACATGGGCGACACCTACTTTGCCGGCATGTTTCCCTTCATCGACCTGGACCACGGCGGTCATATCGACGGCATGATCGCCGCCGCCGAGCAGGTATTGGCCAGGGCCGACGAGCAGACCCGCATCATCCCCGGCCACGGCCCGGTTTCCGACAAGAAGGCCCTGGCCGATTACCTCTACATGCTGAAAAGGGCCAGGGAACGCATCCAGGTGCTGATGGCCCAGGGCAAGTCCCTGGAGGAGATCATCAAGGCCAAGCCCCTCAAGGACTTCGGCCGCTTCGGCGGCGGCTTCGTGTCCATGGAGCAGATGACCACCTTCGTCCACCAGAGCCTGCAGACAACGCAATAG
- a CDS encoding S9 family peptidase: MKPSSITLALAATLALAGCDRTAQPTQEPVAQQQQAPQPKRYDAKAFFDTLSYSGSSLSHDGTRVLINSDQTGIYNVYAMPVGGGEPEALTHSSTDSTFAVSWFPHDDRFLFTADQGGNELFHLYVMEKGQPRDLTPGDKTRARFMGFNTDGSAFYVTTNERDPRAMDVYRYDATSYQRSLVFQNDQALSLGGISRDGRYLALTKVNSNADSDLYLWDATSPDQPPRLIADREGAMANFDAMAFSPDSQTLYFGTDAEGEFNQAWRHDLATDEQEPAVVADWDVMFVDFSESGRYRVVGVNADGSTRVTITDTSTGKALKLPELPQGDLRGVNFSRDDKRMVFYINSDTSPSNLYSYELGAKQAKRLTNALNPAINEAELVNGEVVRYQSFDGLEIPAILYKPKGASAANPAPALVWVHGGPGGQSRKGYRAAIQHLVNHGYAILAANNRGSSGYGKTFYHLDDRNHGENDLRDIVEGKGYLQSLDWADDNRIGVMGGSYGGYMTVAALTYHPDAFKVGIDIFGVTNWERTLTSIPPWWESFKAYLYAEMGDPATDLDRLKRISPLFHADRITKPLLVVQGANDPRVLQVESDELVKAVRANGVPVEYVLFDDEGHGFTKKANRITASDAYLSFLEKHLRNGQAMAAK; encoded by the coding sequence ATGAAACCCAGTTCCATCACCCTGGCCCTGGCGGCCACCCTGGCCCTGGCCGGCTGCGATCGCACGGCCCAGCCCACCCAGGAGCCGGTCGCCCAGCAGCAACAGGCACCCCAGCCCAAACGCTACGACGCCAAGGCCTTCTTCGACACCCTGTCCTATTCCGGCAGCTCCCTGTCCCACGACGGCACCCGGGTGCTGATCAATTCCGACCAGACCGGCATCTACAACGTCTACGCCATGCCGGTGGGCGGTGGCGAGCCCGAGGCGCTGACCCACTCCAGCACCGACTCCACCTTTGCCGTCAGCTGGTTCCCCCACGACGACCGCTTCCTGTTCACCGCCGACCAGGGCGGCAACGAGCTGTTCCACCTGTACGTGATGGAAAAGGGCCAGCCCCGCGACCTGACCCCGGGCGACAAGACCCGCGCCCGCTTCATGGGCTTCAACACCGACGGCAGCGCCTTCTACGTCACCACCAACGAGCGCGATCCCAGGGCCATGGACGTCTACCGCTACGACGCCACCAGCTACCAGCGCAGCCTGGTGTTCCAGAACGATCAGGCCCTCAGCCTGGGCGGCATCAGCCGCGACGGCCGCTACCTGGCCCTGACCAAGGTCAACAGCAACGCCGACTCCGACCTCTACCTCTGGGACGCCACCAGCCCGGACCAGCCCCCCAGGCTGATCGCCGACCGCGAGGGCGCCATGGCCAACTTCGACGCCATGGCCTTCAGCCCGGACAGCCAAACCCTCTACTTCGGAACCGACGCCGAAGGGGAATTCAACCAGGCCTGGCGCCACGATCTGGCCACGGATGAGCAGGAGCCCGCCGTGGTGGCGGACTGGGACGTGATGTTCGTGGACTTCTCCGAGTCCGGCCGCTACCGGGTGGTGGGCGTGAACGCCGACGGCAGCACCAGAGTCACCATCACCGACACCAGCACCGGCAAGGCGCTCAAGCTGCCCGAGCTGCCCCAGGGCGACCTGCGCGGCGTCAACTTCAGCCGCGACGACAAGCGCATGGTGTTCTACATCAACTCCGACACCAGCCCCTCCAATCTCTACAGCTACGAGCTGGGCGCCAAGCAGGCCAAGCGCCTCACCAATGCCCTGAACCCAGCCATCAACGAGGCCGAGCTGGTCAACGGTGAAGTGGTGCGCTACCAGAGCTTCGACGGCCTGGAGATCCCCGCCATCCTCTACAAGCCCAAGGGCGCCAGCGCCGCCAACCCGGCGCCGGCCCTGGTCTGGGTCCACGGCGGCCCCGGCGGCCAGAGCCGCAAGGGCTACCGCGCCGCCATCCAGCACCTGGTCAACCATGGCTACGCCATACTGGCCGCCAACAACAGGGGCTCGTCCGGCTACGGCAAGACCTTCTACCACCTGGACGACCGCAACCACGGCGAGAACGACCTGCGCGACATCGTCGAGGGCAAGGGCTACCTGCAGTCCCTGGACTGGGCAGACGACAACCGCATCGGCGTCATGGGCGGCAGCTACGGCGGCTACATGACGGTGGCGGCTCTCACCTACCACCCCGACGCCTTCAAGGTGGGCATCGACATCTTCGGCGTCACCAACTGGGAGCGCACCCTCACCTCCATCCCGCCCTGGTGGGAAAGCTTCAAGGCCTACCTCTACGCAGAGATGGGCGATCCGGCCACGGATCTGGACCGCCTCAAGCGCATCAGCCCGCTGTTCCACGCCGACAGGATCACCAAGCCGCTGCTGGTGGTCCAAGGCGCCAACGATCCCAGGGTCTTGCAGGTGGAAAGCGACGAGCTGGTCAAGGCGGTGCGTGCCAACGGCGTGCCGGTGGAATACGTGCTCTTCGACGACGAAGGCCACGGCTTCACCAAGAAGGCCAATCGCATCACCGCCTCCGATGCCTACCTGAGCTTCCTGGAAAAGCACCTGCGCAACGGCCAGGCCATGGCCGCCAAATAA
- a CDS encoding transposase has protein sequence MEKNRMQILPKALHSSLSSVLKTLEKQIDSITKQLDVLVVQAKHWRTKSEILTSVPGVGKVLAYTLLSELPELGRLNRKEIAALVGVAPMNRESGFYNGKRRIRGGRHRVRTVMFMAMM, from the coding sequence ATGGAGAAGAACCGTATGCAGATCCTGCCCAAGGCGCTCCATAGCTCGCTCTCATCTGTGCTGAAAACCTTGGAAAAGCAAATCGACTCGATCACCAAACAGCTTGATGTGCTGGTCGTCCAAGCCAAGCATTGGCGCACAAAGTCCGAGATCCTGACCAGTGTGCCCGGCGTTGGAAAAGTGCTGGCCTATACCTTGCTCAGCGAACTGCCGGAGCTTGGCAGACTCAACCGAAAGGAAATCGCCGCCTTGGTCGGGGTCGCGCCAATGAACCGGGAGAGTGGTTTCTATAACGGCAAGCGTCGCATCCGAGGTGGCCGGCACCGGGTTCGCACTGTGATGTTCATGGCCATGATGTAG
- a CDS encoding transposase, with the protein MRYRRSRLAGGTFFFTVNLAERSQNLLVHHIATLRSAVARVKRRHPFHIDAMVVLPDHLHAVWTLPQDDDNYPMRWRLIKGNFSRMLPKGERLSASRARQGERGIWQRRYWEHEIRDESDYYRHIDYVHYNPVKHGLVDRCRDWPYSSFHRYVRQGMLSINWGASGSETGSDFGE; encoded by the coding sequence ATGCGCTATAGACGTTCACGGCTGGCAGGCGGCACCTTCTTTTTCACGGTCAACCTGGCTGAGCGCAGCCAAAATTTGTTGGTCCATCACATTGCGACGCTTCGTTCGGCCGTTGCTCGTGTGAAGCGTCGACACCCGTTCCATATCGATGCCATGGTGGTTTTGCCGGATCACCTCCATGCTGTCTGGACCTTGCCGCAAGATGATGACAACTACCCGATGAGATGGCGGCTTATCAAGGGCAACTTCTCTCGCATGTTACCGAAGGGAGAGCGCCTTTCGGCCAGCAGGGCCCGGCAGGGAGAACGGGGTATTTGGCAGCGTCGTTATTGGGAGCATGAAATCCGGGACGAGAGCGATTATTACCGCCACATCGATTATGTTCACTACAACCCAGTAAAACACGGTCTCGTAGACCGTTGTCGTGATTGGCCTTATTCCAGCTTCCATCGCTATGTCAGACAGGGCATGCTATCGATAAACTGGGGTGCATCCGGTTCAGAGACTGGTTCAGATTTCGGGGAGTAA
- a CDS encoding DUF2750 domain-containing protein, whose protein sequence is MSSSNAQYKAFLDAIHQGQQVWGLQSEEGWLVCASSDFENTEVMPFWSSKEGAERHCNEEWTAYEASAVPLAEFAGAWLAELDEEGILIGTDWDADLEGPEIEPSTVVRDLMEQ, encoded by the coding sequence ATGTCCAGCTCCAACGCGCAATACAAAGCATTTCTCGACGCCATCCACCAGGGCCAGCAGGTCTGGGGCCTGCAATCGGAGGAAGGCTGGCTGGTCTGCGCCTCGTCCGATTTCGAAAACACCGAGGTGATGCCCTTCTGGTCCAGCAAGGAAGGGGCCGAGCGTCACTGTAACGAGGAATGGACCGCCTACGAGGCCTCCGCCGTACCCCTGGCCGAGTTCGCCGGCGCCTGGCTGGCGGAGCTGGACGAGGAAGGTATCCTCATTGGCACCGACTGGGATGCCGATCTGGAAGGGCCGGAAATCGAACCCTCCACCGTTGTCCGCGATCTGATGGAACAGTAA
- a CDS encoding tRNA-binding protein, producing the protein MNEIGWDDFAKVELRVGTVVDVNPFPEARKPAWILHVDFGGDIGVLKSSAQLTDLYDRDGLLGRQVVAVVNFPAKQIGPLKSQCLVTGFHREDGAVVLCTPDQAVPNGARLA; encoded by the coding sequence ATGAACGAGATCGGCTGGGACGACTTCGCCAAGGTGGAGTTGCGGGTAGGCACAGTGGTGGACGTGAACCCCTTTCCCGAAGCCAGGAAGCCGGCCTGGATCCTCCATGTGGACTTCGGTGGCGACATCGGGGTGCTGAAGTCCTCGGCCCAGCTCACCGACCTCTACGACAGGGACGGCCTGCTGGGCAGGCAGGTGGTGGCGGTGGTCAACTTCCCGGCCAAGCAGATAGGGCCCCTGAAGTCCCAGTGCCTGGTCACCGGCTTCCATCGCGAGGACGGCGCCGTGGTGCTCTGCACCCCGGACCAGGCCGTGCCCAACGGCGCCCGGCTGGCCTGA
- a CDS encoding helix-hairpin-helix domain-containing protein has protein sequence MARLTDLPNVGPATAADLELLGIQEPDQLRGQDPYALYDKLCRLTGARHDPCVIDVFISAVRYMEGAPKRSWWYYTAERKQTLKERGR, from the coding sequence ATGGCTAGACTCACCGACCTGCCCAATGTCGGTCCGGCCACGGCCGCCGACCTGGAGCTGCTCGGCATCCAGGAACCGGATCAGCTCAGGGGCCAGGACCCCTATGCCCTCTATGACAAGCTCTGCCGGCTGACCGGGGCGCGCCATGACCCCTGTGTCATCGACGTGTTCATCTCGGCGGTGCGCTATATGGAAGGGGCGCCAAAGCGGAGCTGGTGGTACTACACAGCGGAGCGCAAGCAGACGCTCAAGGAGAGAGGCAGATGA
- a CDS encoding GNAT family N-acetyltransferase, with the protein MKIRSAEMTDLAGIHALYAQPSCFGGTLQLPHPGLEGWRKRLEAMLADANMHCLVAESDGQILGQLSLMANARLRRRHVGDLGMAVCERARGQGVGSALLAAAVELADNWLNLRRLELEVYADNEAAIALYRRHGFEQEGLARDYAFREGRYVDALLMARLNHG; encoded by the coding sequence ATGAAGATACGCAGCGCCGAGATGACCGACCTGGCAGGGATCCACGCCCTTTATGCCCAGCCCAGCTGTTTTGGCGGCACCCTGCAGTTGCCCCACCCCGGCCTGGAAGGCTGGCGGAAGCGCCTGGAAGCCATGCTGGCCGACGCCAACATGCACTGCCTGGTGGCGGAATCGGACGGGCAGATCCTCGGCCAGCTGAGCCTGATGGCCAACGCCAGGCTCAGGCGGCGCCACGTGGGTGACCTCGGCATGGCGGTGTGCGAGCGCGCCCGCGGCCAGGGGGTGGGCTCGGCGCTGCTGGCGGCAGCGGTGGAGCTGGCCGACAACTGGCTCAACCTGAGGCGCCTGGAGCTGGAGGTGTATGCCGACAACGAGGCCGCCATCGCCCTGTACCGCAGGCACGGCTTCGAGCAGGAAGGCCTGGCCCGGGATTACGCCTTTCGGGAAGGGCGCTATGTGGATGCGCTGCTGATGGCCAGGCTCAATCATGGCTAG
- a CDS encoding HlyD family efflux transporter periplasmic adaptor subunit: MIKDTSGQDVIVRKKTNLKTWLWAGAGIIALLGLGSAVARWQAWSENDAVVARAELRLAQVAVADISRDTVVQGRIVAADSPTLYSPAQGVVTYAIKAGDAVKQGQLLAEIDSPALTSSLKQEQANLARLKGELERLQIQARRQALENQQAVDLARVDLDAAEREMRRAELSLAKQVISQLDHEQAQDELARARLRHRQSEQNAGLAKDVATFEQQNLQHQVDSQALVVAELQRQVDQLQVRSPVSGMVGALASNQKGAVTAHQALLTVVDLSSFEVEVQVPDNYADDLGLAMPVSIRLNGANFPGEVAAISPEVIGSQVNARLRFVGDIPANLRQNQRLTATIKLESRNQVLAVQRGAFVDADGGRYAFRLDGDRAIRTPIRLGAMGMKQVEILDGLSPGDTIIVSDTSRFKDANSLLLTE; encoded by the coding sequence ATGATCAAAGACACCTCGGGACAGGACGTGATTGTCCGCAAGAAGACCAACCTCAAGACCTGGCTCTGGGCCGGCGCCGGCATCATCGCCCTGCTGGGCCTGGGCAGCGCCGTGGCCCGCTGGCAGGCCTGGAGCGAGAACGACGCCGTGGTGGCCAGGGCCGAGCTGCGCCTGGCCCAGGTGGCCGTCGCCGACATCAGCCGCGATACGGTGGTGCAGGGCCGCATCGTTGCCGCCGACAGCCCCACCCTCTACAGCCCGGCCCAGGGCGTGGTCACCTATGCCATCAAGGCCGGTGACGCCGTCAAACAGGGTCAGCTGCTGGCCGAGATCGACAGCCCGGCCCTGACCTCCAGCCTCAAGCAGGAACAGGCCAACCTGGCCCGCCTCAAGGGCGAGCTGGAGCGGCTGCAGATCCAGGCCCGCCGCCAGGCCCTGGAGAACCAGCAGGCGGTGGATCTGGCCAGGGTGGACCTGGACGCCGCCGAGCGGGAGATGCGCCGCGCCGAGCTGTCCCTGGCCAAGCAGGTGATCAGCCAGCTGGACCATGAGCAGGCCCAGGACGAACTGGCCAGGGCCAGGCTGCGCCACCGCCAGAGCGAACAGAACGCCGGCCTGGCCAAGGACGTGGCCACCTTCGAGCAGCAGAACCTGCAGCACCAGGTGGACAGCCAGGCGCTGGTGGTGGCCGAGCTGCAGCGCCAGGTGGACCAGCTGCAGGTGCGCTCGCCGGTGTCCGGCATGGTCGGCGCCCTGGCCAGCAACCAGAAGGGCGCCGTCACCGCCCACCAGGCCCTGCTGACCGTGGTGGATCTGTCCAGCTTCGAGGTGGAGGTGCAGGTGCCGGACAACTACGCCGACGATCTGGGCCTGGCCATGCCGGTCAGCATCCGCCTGAACGGCGCCAACTTCCCCGGCGAGGTGGCCGCCATCAGCCCCGAGGTGATCGGCAGCCAGGTCAACGCCCGGTTGCGCTTCGTGGGCGACATTCCCGCCAACCTGCGCCAGAACCAGCGCCTGACCGCCACCATCAAGCTGGAGAGCCGCAACCAGGTGCTGGCCGTGCAGCGCGGCGCCTTCGTCGACGCCGACGGCGGCCGCTACGCCTTCCGCCTTGACGGCGATCGGGCCATACGCACCCCCATTCGCCTCGGCGCCATGGGCATGAAGCAGGTCGAGATCCTCGACGGCCTCAGCCCGGGCGACACCATCATCGTTTCCGACACCAGCCGCTTCAAAGACGCCAACAGTCTGCTGCTGACCGAATAA
- a CDS encoding ABC transporter ATP-binding protein produces the protein MLQMDHIRKVFRTEMIETHALRDFSLTVREGEFVAVTGPSGSGKTTFLNTAGLLESFDGGKYLLDGVDVSNLNDNERSRLRNEKIGFIFQGFNLIPDLSLYDNIDVPLRYRGLGTKERKRRIEEALERVGLAARHGHLPSQLSGGQQQRVAIARALAGEPAFLLADEPTGNLDSLMARQVMELLETINEAGTTIVMVTHDPDLARRAQRNIQIVDGQVADFAFDDARTA, from the coding sequence ATGTTACAGATGGACCATATCCGCAAGGTGTTCCGCACCGAGATGATCGAGACCCATGCCCTGCGCGACTTCAGCCTGACCGTGCGCGAGGGGGAATTCGTCGCCGTTACCGGCCCGTCCGGCTCCGGCAAGACCACCTTCCTCAACACCGCCGGCCTGCTGGAAAGCTTCGACGGCGGCAAGTACCTGCTGGACGGGGTGGACGTATCCAACCTCAACGACAACGAGCGCTCCCGGCTGCGCAACGAGAAGATCGGCTTCATCTTCCAGGGCTTCAACCTGATCCCCGACCTCAGCCTGTACGACAACATCGACGTGCCGCTGCGCTACCGCGGCCTGGGCACAAAGGAGCGCAAGCGCCGTATCGAAGAGGCCCTGGAGCGGGTCGGCCTGGCCGCCCGCCACGGCCACCTGCCCTCCCAGCTCAGCGGTGGCCAGCAGCAGCGGGTGGCCATAGCCCGGGCCCTGGCCGGCGAGCCCGCCTTCCTGCTGGCGGACGAGCCCACCGGCAACCTGGACTCGCTGATGGCCCGCCAGGTCATGGAGCTGCTGGAGACCATCAACGAGGCTGGCACCACCATCGTCATGGTCACCCATGACCCCGACCTGGCCCGCCGTGCCCAACGCAACATCCAGATCGTCGACGGCCAGGTGGCCGACTTCGCCTTCGACGACGCCAGGACCGCCTGA
- a CDS encoding ABC transporter permease has protein sequence MFAYYFRLAWLSIRKTPMMSALMVLAIAVGVGVAMTTLTLQYMMSKNPLAHKNEVLYSVQLDAWDPDQPAMNTTTHMPDLLTYQDASALLRSDIPLRQAAMHRFGGAVQVPDSEVPAHLADARVTGRDFFGMFDVPFLYGGPWSASADMEAVYQLVLGRALNDRLFNGDNSVGRTLMLDGKAFTVVGVIDHWELTPKVYDVTNGPLNDVEELFMPFGLHRALEISTWGNTNGWSEEEQNSYEDFLNSESTWLQYWVELPDAEARARYQQFLAGYIEQQQAQDRFQNKREHKYALSTPEQWLAINRVVSNDTKVLSLLSLAFLLVCVVNTVALLLAKFLRKAPEAGVRRALGASRGAIFAQHLIESGCIGLLGGALGIGLALLGLTGLDRLIPGQVDKVAQMDWLMLLAAVGLAILASLLAGLYPAWRIGRTNPAHYLKTQ, from the coding sequence ATGTTCGCCTATTACTTCCGCCTGGCCTGGCTGTCCATCCGCAAGACCCCGATGATGTCCGCCCTCATGGTGCTGGCCATCGCCGTGGGCGTGGGTGTGGCCATGACCACCCTGACCCTGCAGTACATGATGTCCAAGAACCCCCTGGCCCATAAGAACGAGGTGCTCTACTCCGTGCAGCTGGACGCCTGGGATCCGGACCAGCCGGCCATGAACACCACCACCCACATGCCGGACCTGCTCACCTACCAGGACGCCAGCGCCCTGCTGCGTTCCGACATCCCGCTGCGCCAGGCCGCCATGCACCGCTTCGGCGGCGCCGTGCAGGTTCCGGACAGCGAGGTGCCCGCCCACCTGGCCGACGCCAGGGTCACCGGCCGGGACTTCTTCGGCATGTTCGACGTGCCCTTCCTGTACGGCGGCCCCTGGAGCGCCAGCGCCGATATGGAGGCCGTCTACCAGCTGGTGCTGGGCCGGGCCCTCAACGACCGCCTGTTCAACGGCGACAATAGCGTCGGCCGCACCCTGATGCTGGACGGCAAGGCCTTCACCGTGGTTGGCGTCATCGACCACTGGGAACTGACCCCCAAGGTCTACGACGTCACCAACGGCCCCCTCAACGACGTCGAGGAGCTGTTCATGCCCTTCGGCCTGCACCGGGCCCTGGAGATCAGCACCTGGGGCAATACCAACGGCTGGAGCGAAGAGGAACAGAACAGCTACGAGGACTTCCTCAACTCCGAATCCACCTGGCTGCAATACTGGGTGGAACTGCCGGACGCCGAGGCCAGGGCTCGCTACCAGCAGTTCCTGGCCGGTTACATCGAGCAGCAGCAGGCCCAGGACAGGTTCCAGAACAAGCGCGAACACAAGTACGCCCTCAGTACGCCCGAGCAGTGGCTGGCCATCAACAGGGTGGTGAGCAACGACACCAAGGTGCTCAGCCTGCTCAGCCTGGCCTTCCTGCTGGTGTGCGTGGTCAACACCGTGGCCCTGCTGCTGGCCAAGTTCCTGCGCAAGGCCCCCGAGGCCGGGGTGCGCCGGGCCCTGGGCGCCAGCCGCGGCGCCATCTTCGCCCAGCACCTGATCGAGAGCGGCTGTATCGGCCTGTTGGGTGGGGCCCTGGGCATCGGCCTGGCCCTGCTCGGCCTGACCGGCCTGGACCGGCTGATACCGGGCCAGGTGGACAAGGTAGCCCAGATGGACTGGCTGATGCTGCTGGCCGCCGTCGGCCTGGCCATACTGGCCAGCCTGCTGGCCGGCCTCTACCCGGCCTGGCGTATCGGCCGCACCAATCCCGCCCACTACCTCAAGACCCAGTAA